The nucleotide sequence CAGCAAATGACGGATGTTGCTAAATTTTGTAATCGTTATCCTAACATCGAGATGGCATTCGATGTTCAGGACAAAGATAGAATCCGACTTGGAGATACCGTTAATGTCGTTGTTCAATTAGAACGCGAGGATGAGGTTACAGGGCCTGTGGTAGCACCTCTTTTCCCACAGAAAAGAGAAGAAGGATGGTGGGTGGTTATTGGTGACCCCAAGGCCAATCAGCTCTTGTCGATCAAGAGGTTAACATTACAACAGAAAGCTACCGTGAAACTTGACTTTTTGGCACCAGCTCCTGGGCAACATCACTATACGCTTTACTTCATGAGTGATGCATATTTGGGATGTGATCAAGAATATAAATTCTCTATCAACGTTGGAGAGTATATGTCGGATGCCAGCTCTGGATCCGAGTCGGACTAAAAAAGGGCGGTAATGGAACTTgtaaatatttgacattgtaaatatagttttttgcattttacaCTTATactaaataaagaaattctGTGAAGTATTCGCAATTATagaaacaagtttttttaattttaaaataggtCAAAGGTACTCTAGATATTCATTTTATGTTATCTTTTCCGTACatatacacaataaattattaaactgaacaaatcattattactattatttatttcatttacCAGATTAAAATCAGTATAAAAGTAAATgatatgtatacatacatttaaacCGTAACACTTATAAATAATTGCATTTGATGCATGTATCCTGTAATAAAATAAGCCCATAaacgaattttcaaaattacgtTTACACTTTAgttttttaagtaaaaatttgttaacttGAAAATGAGCCATTGATTATGATTATAAAGTATTTGTATTATAGAATGAGACTTATGCAATTTTATAACTAAATCACAACAACACctatattttcttaaaaatttattcGATATATTTATAAGAATTTTGTCTGGTTTAATCATAAACTTTGTAGACTCATTCTGAATACATGCTCGAAAAAAGCTTGGTTCACTGCTTTGAGATaatcatttattatatttagaaAAGAAATAGCTCGTAGTAAGTTtcgtaataatttatttatgaaatGAACTCGAAACCTGCGAGAAAATATCACAATCCTACAAACTAAAATATTGCTGTGTTCATAGATCATTCTTAAGgcaatttcaaaaattatcaATTGAATTGCATCCTTTAAATAAGGTTTTATCATTTAGTAAACACTAAAAGATTTGCTTATTTCTAATATTCACGTATCCAGTCATcaaatttacaaataaatttggAGGCCTTGACCTCTAATGCGCCATACGAACTGTAtcacaaattattttactgacaTTCGAAGCAATTCTCATAAATCAACATTTTTCGAAGTCTAAATtgttcaaaaaattaaaaacacctcaaaaataatcaaaaactTGAATAATTGtcgttaaatattttaaatttatacgcTAGGTTGTAGCGCACTTACgtcatttttttctataaaatgtGTATCTTACATTACATTATATATTAAAAGAGCTAGCTTATCAGTCATAAATTAACAATCTTGATATAGTCAGAGCCTCATTGCGTTCGATGGGAATTCGTGCTGTGTGAAGATGTTTCGACACGACGTCGTTTGCACAAATTAGGTGAAATTGGATCAGTCAAAGCTCGCTTTTTAACTACAGGAAGTGGCACGTATTTTCTTATAGGTTTTGCTTTGAAAACTGTCTCCTGGCGCATTTTCAAgatctcttcctcttctttgcGTCTTTGTTCTTCTAACAACTATACATACACaatttagaaaaagtttttatacagaataatgattaaaaaattcaatacaCGGTAAAGAAGATACCTTATTTTTATACTCTTCCATTTCTATTTCCTTTTGTTTTCGTATTTCCTCTTTTTGCTGTTTGATCATCGCCCTTACAGCCGTTTGAAGCTTCGGAGATCGGGGACATCTGGATAGCTTTAGTGTAGGACACTGACTGCCATTGCGAATAGGGGACCTCTTcatctaaaaattaattattttatatcatCTCTTCTATTTAtacagtttaaaaaaaaggcgATGGCGAATTTACCAAGCACTTGTCCGAGGACTCAGAATTTGTTGTTTGCTTATTAATGCTGATTAATTTCTTCGATGAACTGCTCGATGGTACGACTTTTCTAAAGGGTCCAATTCTAAATCCCGTTGGGCTTTTACTTTTAGGCGATTTCTATAAAAAGAAAGTCATTGACGTTTTAATACATAAGAAGACACATGCGCTTATATGGAAGTACAGCTGATGAATATTCTGAGAAGGTGAACTTACCATGCGTTTCTTTGTACTTTGGgccgacattttcaatttaccGGAGCTTCCGATTTTCTTCGAATGTCCGCCATCAGCGTCAGtaactttttttgttgttttgtaaattttgggACTTTTTTGCTTAGGAGAAGTCTGCGAAAAGACAAACGTTTtcatattatttcaaaatcccAGTATAGAGTAGACATGTGTTCAGCTTTTAtgaaattgttaataataccGATTTCCGTTTcttgactttgtttatttgcttttttatttcatcagTGTGAGAACTAGAGCTACTACTTTCGGCTGTAAACTCTTCAGACATCTCCATGATTCCCATTTTACCGAAGGTTCTGCAAGAAATATACACGATAAACAGCTACTCGCAAAAACAATGATTCTGCCACATTTCACTTACGCTGCAACTCCAGTAGTGCTAAGACGATCGTTTTCAAGCGACAACTTTCTGCCTGGAAGAAGATGAAAAAGCAAGCGATGATTTGTATTGTTCGAGACTATATGTGACCGAAATTATCACGATTGTTCGACGAGTAAGAATGAAATCACATCAACAATCGCGCGTAAGTACACGAAGCCACGCTCGACGCAAAACTATAGGCATCAATGCGGAAACGTCGCTCTCTGTGGGTTTCACACTTGCGCGAGGATTTATTTTGATCGTGAGCAAAGGCCATTACGTAACAGCGCGACTCAGTTCGAAAGACGTTCAAACGTTACAGAATCTCGCGATCGAAAATCCTGACGATGCTCAATTCCCGCAAACTCGAGTGCAATAATCAACTCACCGAAAGTCAGCACGGCCGCGAGCTTGACCTTGGGATGCGCGAATAAAATCGGCGACTCGTCGAGCTGCAGGTAGCTGTTGTCGAGCAAGCTGCTCTCGAGTCCCGAGCGCAGATGTCGGCCCTGAAAGTTCGAGCTCGAGCAGCCGTTGAGCGGTGTCGAGGTCGAGCGTCCGCACTGGTACTTCCAAAGAGCGCGCGCTCCGTGGTTCGCGACGCCGGTGTGAAGGGAAATTGGCGTGAGCGAGTTTTTTATGTCCGGCGATTCCATTGTCATCGGCGGGAATTTGCTCGGGCGGACCATCTAAGGCGGGTCTCGAGACACGACACTGATCGCGCACACACTCGCTACACGAGAATTGGAAGTATAATTGTTGTTGTCAGCGTAGGCACGAACGGCCAAAAGTTTGCATGTAATCTCGTCGAAAAACGGTGGTGGATGTCAACACTTGTATTTCACGCGGCGTATATTTACTTCGTACTTCCGAATGACCTGCGCGCGCCGCAATCTGAGCTAAACTGTTCGGTCCTTCCATCATCTACAGACTTCGCAGTGTCGGTTTCAGCGTTACCGGAATGCTGTACACATATGATAGTGCGCGTCATTGTATGTGAGCGCACTCTGCGAAGCCGCGATGTGGACGATCGAATACGGAAAGGAGCTGTGATAGTGAGAGGCAATTTTCGTTCAACGAATTTTTATTCCAATAATTTATAAGgtggtttgattaaaaaatttgtggCCATGAGGGATATTTATTGCAAGGACGGTGATGCAGGCGCCGATGTTTCTGCTTCacctaaaataaaaaattgcagttatgcGATGTTTGAGTTTTTCGAAAATGAAGTCTGTACTTACGTTTCAATTGCGGATAATAATTGGCAGCTGCTTTGAACATAGCGACGAGTGAGTCCAGGACTTCTTGTCCACTGGGAATTATTTCACTCGGCGGAGCCACGAACCCGTACATTTGTCCAGCTTTTGTCCGGCCGCGCAGCTCGTAGCAGTAAACGAAAGGAACTTTGAAGTTCGCTTTTACCCAGTCTATCGAGCCACCACTGGCTGGGCCTacggaaaatattttattctagGCTCAAGTGTTTGGATGCATTGCTACTTTGTCGATTTAATATTTGCATAAATGATAATTGCACGTACCCCCGAGAATTTCAGCAATATTTCCGATAGGGAATCGGGATCCGTATCTTTTCGAAAGTCCGTCGATGGCTTCAAGGCCTACTATATACTAAAAACAGACAATACGACATTTTATCTGTGAAttcttaataaatatattgtatgTACCCGATTACCTGTTGGTCATAGTTATCCAAATGAGCACTTGTATGGCCGTAAGGAAACATAAGCTTTTCAATGTAGGTGTGAAAGCTTATGTATGCAAAAAGTTTATCAGAGATGGAAGTTATGTATTCCGAGATAGTTTTGGACTCGATTTCCGAGAAAGCACCAGGTCCGGCGAAAACTTCAGCGCATCCGTCGTGACCACTTCCAGGACCTGACAGAAAACCTCTAGTATAATAATGTTGGGGAAATGATATTTCATTCgtgattaaaaatatttgcctCCCCAGTGGAATCCCCAATTTCGATTGAGATCGGCACCGTGGCATATGCGTTGCTCGCAGAATTCTTGGTTCCAACACTGATTTGCGGCATAAGGCGTTCTCGTTTTGCGCCATAATCTGACTAATCCATTTGTAGGCTTTAATAGCAAACAAATGATTACCCTTATAATTTCAACCTTCAGGTATGTACACAGAAATCTTTAAATTGCATAGAAGCTTACGTCGGAGTGGGTGAAAACGTAGCCGTCCGGATTGAAGCACGGAAAGATGTACCAGTCGAACGATTGTGCAAGCTGACGAACGTCCTGATCGTTACTGGTCAGTAATTCGTTTATCAAGAACGTTGCTGTGCTATGCGACAGCCATTCCCGTGCGTGAATTCCAGCCTCGATGAAAACGCCCGACTTACCCGGAGCAAAGGTGAGTTTTACTCCTTTGATCGGGCGGCCTTCAAAACTCTTTCCACCCACGATTATTTCCACGTTATTCGGATAAGCGAGAGCCAAGTTATCCAACCAGTTGTAGATTTCATCGAGCGTCTGGAACCGCGTGAATCCAAAGTTTTCCTAAAAGAttcatcaataaattattggTATCGATGCCTGGTCTGgtaaaagttaaaaatgttATCCGAATCGACTTACTATATTTCTAGAACGTTTACCACGTCTGGTCGCATTGTTCAATAATTGCTGTACATCTTGTACTTGAACAGTATATGTCAATTCATGATCTTTCATTGTCGCCTTGAAAGTTTCTAGGTGTTTTTTTGGGACCATCAAGTCAACAGGCTTATCGATGCCTGCCGGATCCTTCCAAAATCCAATCTGTTAgacaaaataatttcattaatattttggTGATGTAACTCTCATATAGAAATCGCCTCTTTTACTTACACCATCCATGTCCCTGTCCAAGGAATACAAAACTTCGATATCTTCATCTTTCTTTGGCGTGATTCGAAATACCGATGCAGTACTCTCAGTGTAAACTTCGATAATGACAAATGAAAGAACCAATGCCGTGTACAGTTTATACGTTGACAACATTTTTACTGCCAAACGAGCAATGCAGTGTTATGAATGAATAAATTACGTATAGTATATCATCtaacaaatataaataaatttggcaGAATACTCGCAATACTTACTTGATGAGCTTTACTCGCCATATTCAAAATACAGAGTTCAAGGCAATAGTTACCAGAGCCAGGAAACGTCTACGTTGGTGCTTGAGATAGCGGGACCTTATATAAAAGAACGATGATCACTTAGAAAAGTATTTGCTAAAGTAATTTAATATAGTTAATCGTTACAATTCTTATCAGAATGCTCTTCTATTGAATTGCCGCACGCAACATCAGCCGAAGATAGTTTTTAACAGTTTGATCAAGTGTTTCATCCTCAGTCATCCTCCGATGAATGTACACAACTATTTTATCCGTAAAAATTTCCGCATTGTTTCACGCGAATTAAATGTGAGTACTGGCGGTTTGAATAACACACAGGTATAACTATTTTACCATTTTCTCTGATACCAACCTCTCTCGTTGGTAACGTCCAATTATAATAGGAGAAAAACAGACATTAAAGTAATTCTTCCGGAAGATCCAGTGACGAATGATTCTTATAAAACCAATACGAGAATTCTCAACTGACTggatttgaatttctaataaaAGATTAAAACCACGCGTCTCATTGATAAATCTTTACAGCGCGTTTACTGCGGAAACAATggaataagaaaaaagaaaaaatacctAAAAAGTCccattatattttattagtgCAACATTATTATTGTATCAATAATTGAAACGTCTTTTAATAGATACATTTTACCAAGTATGATTttgtaaacaattttataatatataaataaatatatattaattattatagcCGATATCAGTAAAATATATGTACACTAATGcagaatttatttaattttcaaatctaaTAAACCACCGTATCTAAGGAGCACTACTAGACAAACAATGgattactgaaaaatttgtagCCTTTTGTAGTTCTCCATGAGTTATCTTGTAAGCTTTTTTTTGTTAACGGTAAATCATGGCAAGCGGTAGAGACGCTAATTAAggaaaattttatagttttgcTGTGTTCTACTGGTACTGATCAGTAGAATATAATATggttattatgaaaattgatTTCAAATCAATTAGGATAAAACttctaaataatataaaaagaaacgtTCATTGTACAGCGTCAAACTTTGATATTGAACAACGAAACAGTCTACAAATTATTGCTTGAAATGCATGAGCTATTATTTCCATTTCTTTGAAACTATTAGGTGATCTACTGTGCTCTTACGTTCTGAAAGTATGAAAGAATGGCCAACCAAGTACAAATAGTTTAGGGAGTTATAGGTAGCAATCACTTCTTGTTTCTTAAGAAGCTAATCAAACTTGACCTATTGTACTTCATTCGTTTACaaaataacatttataaaaacattttatttttctacgaCAGTTAAAAACATGTAGTTATAGTATAAAATAacgaatatattttattaaatacattaaaattttgagatgtgaaatatactaaaaaattagtaatttgtatttttatcaatcaTATTATAGAGAATATAATTCTAATTATATATACCTTTGAATTTACTTTTCCTACTGAACTGAACACTCTGCTGCATAATTTTTACAtactatttataatatatctgtttgtcacgattttaaagaaatatagcACTTATACTTAAAGTCGAGCaagtttttataatttcaacACTGTATAATGTCTTCcgttaaagttttttttttgacttgTTAAATTGTATAGCATTCAACAATTATGTATGACAATAAGAGCGCCTTTGTATtggtaaaataaaatactttatatattttatttacattaaaaaaGCAGTATTAATCACACATAAGAAACGGCCAGAGATCAGTCCCCCCCCCGCCTCATCCCTATTGTATTTTGTTATTCTAAAATTAAAGAGAAACTTAAAGTCTGATTAGCATTGTCTTTCGGtaaaataatacattaaaCTTAAAGGGATGTAACGAGCCGTTTTTTATCTAAAAGGTTTTctgtaaaaaacaataatcattgaaaaacagttttttcattatacgtgcacgaaaaaggccactttccatgcatgtaaaatgaatggaaaatcgagtttttcttgaCAGCGGGAATGGCATACTTTTTCCTaccaagggagtagttttttcctcactctgcagcctatccgataaatgtgtgtctatataagtattttcaaaattttcgaaatttttttaatattcaaaattttcaaaattttcgaaatattcaaaattttcaaaatattcaaaattttcgaaatattcaaaattttcgaaatattcaaaattttcgaaatattcaaaattttcgaaatattcaaaattttcgaaatattcaaaattttcgaaatattcaaaattttcgaaattttcgaaatattcaaaattttcgaaattttcgaaatattcaaaattttcaaaattttcgaaatattcaaaattgttgaaatcttcgaattttttaaattttcaaaatttttgaaattttcaatatactattgtttcACTTTGAAATGTCCTCGAATTTTTCATTCCTTTCATATGCATATTAAGTGGCCTATtcgtgcacttatcataaaaagtacggtgtgcaacaagggggaaGTGGCTTTTTCCGActcgggtgatgttttgagcgcgagtgggagtcgagggcgccttAGGCTctcgtgctcaaaacatcaccctcgatagaaaaagccaattttcccccctagttgcacaatatagtATTATTCACGACTGACCTATAATAGCCGCTTTATTCTCTGAAAAGCGAGACTAATTCTCAAAAAATTCTCTTTTATTACCACAACCCCTTCCGTATTTCATCGTTCCCAAATTCACGAACACACTTTCATTGCATATCGTAGACAAGGGGTTGCGAATCCCTTGTGGCATTTTTTAGAGAAGCAAATAAATAAAGCTATCGAAAATGAACAAATCATACAAATAAGATTCTTTCTAAACTACGTAATACATACTAGATGTTTGATGAATTACTTATTGACATTATTTATATTGACGCACTTCAATTATAATTCTGAGCCAAGTTGCaaagtaatttatttactcaCGATTGAAACgtgtagccactttatttcttaaaaagtGGGACCTAATCTGCTATCGgcatttaaatgaaaatatacgattgttattattttctatttattcaCTTATTTCAcagtatataataaaacaaaaaaaacaattattttgataatttatacaaaataaaatcgctttatttattactaGACCCGAATATAAATATGTGAATCGCACATCACTGCCCTATCAAGATGTAATTTACATCGAGACACATTTAGAGCAGCAGTGTACAATatcgacccccccccccccgtcgTGTCATCATCGTCACATACGCAAAAAAGAAGCATTTGTTTTTTACGTCACTTGTCAGCTATGTTGTACTCTCGCTAAAACTACATCGACCACGATTTCACgcaactactccgtcaattaAAACTAGAAATTAGGAcgatttttcaatataatattttctccGAATGCTGATGCCCGGTAAAAGAAAGACGTAAAGCATAATTGATGCATGAATCCGGCTCCCAAGGCCCTAATTAATCCGCATCATCATATCCGCCACTTGCAGAACGCGTAAATCGTATAAGAGCGAGTTTAGTTCAGTCGGATTAGactttttttcggaaaaataCGAAACAAGTCGAagtcatttttaaaaattttacagttGAAAAATCAAGATTTCATTTATTGTACGTTATAGTACAACTCTTTACGAGTGAAATGAGACGTAAAAGAAGTCTGTACGATGCCTGGAGGCTggagaaattttaattttgtaagacACCTTTTTAGATAACAAATAGAATTATACTAAaagttattaatatttaaagcCAAAATTGCTACCACTTATAAAGTACACTAAGACCTTCATTAATAGCTGCACTTTTATTATCTGAATGCAAAAATAactgaattattcaaattataaaaaaagcctGCAATCgacgattttttatttataacaagtgAACAAGTCAACGAAATTCAATCCACCTGGGCTCACTTTGTACGTATTCTTAATACCTATAAATTGATATTcttgtaaattttcaatagCATTAACGGTTCAAAAGTTATACGCGAAAAGCCTGCTTTTCGTATTTCCTTTCGCCGTTTAAAAAATGACCGACGCCGAAATCGTTGTCGcatttgtatataataatgtCCTACAATCGTCCCCAAGAATTTTCTGCAGAGAAACTGCCTCTTAAGGTTTTTTTACGAAGAAAGTCTAATCTGACTGGGCGAAGATGGCAGCTCCGGACGCTAAAGCGACGACGACCATAACCAAACTCTCATCTGCAGGACTAATTAACGACTTTACTCCcatgttgcataatgtactatttttcctgcaaaattttggaaatttgaaaaaaatgttgaatatttataaaaaattgtattaatttattcaaattagaTTGCATTAGCAATGGATGAAAGGGtgtaaaattatcaaaataattgttattttgttttattatatactgTGAAATAAGtgaataaatagaaaataataacaatcgtatattttcatttaaatgcCGATAGCTGATTAGGTCCCactttttaagaaataaagtggctacacGTTTCAATCGtgagtaaataaattactttGCAACTTGGCTCAGAATTATAATTGAAGTGCGTCAATATAAATAATGTCAATAAGTAATTCATCAAACATCTAGTATGTATTACGTTGTTTAGAAAGAACGTAAAGAGAATTATTTGCAGGATTTGCTCATTTTTGATAGCTTTATTTGTTTGCTTCTCAAAAGAAAGCCACAAGGGATTTGCAACCCCTTGTCCATGATGTGCAATGAAAGTGTGTTCGTATATTTGGGAACGATGAAGTACGGAAGGGGCTGTGGTAATAAaagagaatttttatttaaatcattacTTGGGTAGTTTATAATTGCCTATAAATTAacgtaaaaacaatttattattgaagAGGAAGTTGCAACGACTCTGATCCATGCAGCGGTGCTTCTGATGTAcctaaattaacaaattaacaTCGTATATTTCTTTTCAAAACTGAAGATTGATTTTCGATTTAGTAACACGAAACTTACGTTTCAATTGCGGATAATAATTGGCAGCTGCTTTGAACATAGCGACGAGTGAGTCCAGGACTTCTTGTCCACTGGGAATTATTTCACTCGGCGGAGCCACGAACCCGTACATTTGTCCAGCTTTTGTCCGGCCGCGCAGCTCGTAGCAGTAAACGAAAGGAACTTCGAAGTTTGCTTTTACCCAGTCTATTGAACCACCACTAGCTGGTCCTGTAGAATATTACATTGTAAAACTGGGGGGCGAAAATGTGCATGCAATGCTTTAACACTCGTGTCCTTTTCGAGCGGCTATTGCTCATTGTCGCCACTATTATACCGTACTATTTTGACACTCTTTATATACGAAGTTCGATTTCTCCTTGATTTTTAGAGAGCGCGAAATGTCGGATTCTTGCACTAAATCGAAACGTGCACGAAATCGGGAGTTTTGCGCACGCTTATTTGTATGAATGTAACTTTGCACACAGAGTGtcgaaatagtatattacgatactagtATGGCTATTTCGTACTTTACGTCACGGCGTGGATaagcgcccgagcgtagcAAATACTAGGGGGTAAAGGGATTTCACCCTCGTGGAAACTTATCGCTCTCGCTTCGTTCGGGCGATAATATTCCCACGAGGATGAAACTACTTTACCACGCTAACACCGTAATATGCTAATACGATATACACGTGCGCTGTAGGTGTTTTTCGCACTCAAGCTTTTACTTGTGCAATAATCATCTACTTCGCGCACTTGTATCCAGACATTATACtatattcttttattataataatgcacgatgtacataaatatataaaactcTTGAACATACGTCCGAGAATTTCAGCAATATTTCCAACATCGAATTCAGATCCGTATCTTTTCGAAAGTCCGTCGATGGCTTCAAGGCCTACTGTATACTAAAAACAGACAATACTACATTTTATCTGTGAAttcttaataaatatattgtatgTACCCGATTACCTGTTGGTCATAGTTATCCAAATGAGCACTTGTATGGCCGTAAGGAAACATAAGCTTTTCAATGTAGGTGTGAAAGCTTATGTACGCAAAAAGTTTATCAGAGATAGAAGTTATGTATTCAGACAAAGTTTTGGACTCGATCTCTGAGAAAGCAGCTGGTCCGGCAAAAACCTCAGCGCATTCGTTCTGGCCACTTCCAGGACCTGACAGAGAACGTTCAAGAATGGTATTGAATACAAAAGTAAGTATTGTGCAAAACCAAtatatactttcatttttttttaattagtcgtaaaaaaaaatgtactgaCCGCCCCAGTGGAATCCCCAATTTCGATTGAGATCGGCACCGTGACATATACGTCGTTCACAGAATTCTTCGTTCCAACAATCATAAGTAGCATAAGGCGTTCTCGTTTTACGCCACAATCTAAATTTTCTGTTTTGAGGCTTTTGTATAACCAACAGTAAATTGCATTATTacccttaattttttttttttttttttttgaagtcGTATAACTGGTACAAAAACTTACTTCAGAATGTGTAAAAGCGTAGCCATCAGGATTGAAACATGGAAAGACGTACCATTCGAACGATTGTGCAA is from Nasonia vitripennis strain AsymCx chromosome 1, Nvit_psr_1.1, whole genome shotgun sequence and encodes:
- the LOC100115741 gene encoding zinc carboxypeptidase, which translates into the protein MLSTYKLYTALVLSFVIIEVYTESTASVFRITPKKDEDIEVLYSLDRDMDGIGFWKDPAGIDKPVDLMVPKKHLETFKATMKDHELTYTVQVQDVQQLLNNATRRGKRSRNIENFGFTRFQTLDEIYNWLDNLALAYPNNVEIIVGGKSFEGRPIKGVKLTFAPGKSGVFIEAGIHAREWLSHSTATFLINELLTSNDQDVRQLAQSFDWYIFPCFNPDGYVFTHSDPTNGLVRLWRKTRTPYAANQCWNQEFCEQRICHGADLNRNWGFHWGGPGSGHDGCAEVFAGPGAFSEIESKTISEYITSISDKLFAYISFHTYIEKLMFPYGHTSAHLDNYDQQYIVGLEAIDGLSKRYGSRFPIGNIAEILGGPASGGSIDWVKANFKVPFVYCYELRGRTKAGQMYGFVAPPSEIIPSGQEVLDSLVAMFKAAANYYPQLKREAETSAPASPSLQ
- the LOC100115784 gene encoding zinc carboxypeptidase produces the protein MLSTNVLYTALLLLYVTTEVFSMSNTASVFRITPKKDEEIKVLYSLDRDVDGIEFWKDPSGINKPVDLMVPENHIETFEYAMKDHDLTYSVLIVDVQKLLNNTTRLKRSKNSENFGFTRFQTLDEIYNWLDNLALAYPNNVEIIVGGKSFEGRPIKGVKLTFAPGKSGVFIEAGIHAREWLSHSTATFLINELLTSNDQDVRKLAQSFEWYVFPCFNPDGYAFTHSEPQNRKFRLWRKTRTPYATYDCWNEEFCERRICHGADLNRNWGFHWGGPGSGQNECAEVFAGPAAFSEIESKTLSEYITSISDKLFAYISFHTYIEKLMFPYGHTSAHLDNYDQQYTVGLEAIDGLSKRYGSEFDVGNIAEILGRPASGGSIDWVKANFEVPFVYCYELRGRTKAGQMYGFVAPPSEIIPSGQEVLDSLVAMFKAAANYYPQLKRTSEAPLHGSESLQLPLQ
- the LOC100678441 gene encoding uncharacterized protein LOC100678441, with protein sequence MVRPSKFPPMTMESPDIKNSLTPISLHTGVANHGARALWKYQCGRSTSTPLNGCSSSNFQGRHLRSGLESSLLDNSYLQLDESPILFAHPKVKLAAVLTFGRKLSLENDRLSTTGVAATFGKMGIMEMSEEFTAESSSSSSHTDEIKKQINKVKKRKSTSPKQKSPKIYKTTKKVTDADGGHSKKIGSSGKLKMSAQSTKKRMKSPKSKSPTGFRIGPFRKVVPSSSSSKKLISINKQTTNSESSDKCLMKRSPIRNGSQCPTLKLSRCPRSPKLQTAVRAMIKQQKEEIRKQKEIEMEEYKNKLLEEQRRKEEEEILKMRQETVFKAKPIRKYVPLPVVKKRALTDPISPNLCKRRRVETSSHSTNSHRTQ